The genome window GCTGAGGGAGAACTGCATCTGTGGGTTGACTACTACAACCTTCACCTTTTACTCAGTCATTTTAAGCCTTATTATAAAAAACGTGGTCcaattcatcatcattcagGTACAAAAACACTCTTCAGCCTCAGTGTTCCCTGTAACATTAAGTCTGTTtgaaaactttaaaatactTCAGTTTTCACGTTcactcactgaaaacaaacagagtgactgtttcattttaacatgatgtgtttttattaggACATCAGAGAGCAGCTTACAATGAGAGGTAATGAAATAACACCATTACAATTCAACACAACTGTTAGAACACGAAACATTAAGGTGACACAAACATTGAGCTGACGGCAACAGTTTAAACTTGTAAAAacgttttcattttgtcttgtaGACAGTGAAAACATCTTAAAAGCTGCATATTGTTCCACTTCAGAGCGGCTCAGAGCAGCCACTttcatttctatattttaaaaaacaaactcgactgaaaaaatgtgttttcttaaaTAGCGGTTATCTGTGGTCTCAGTCTCATGTTCTCTTAATAGTTAATTTCACCTTTCAAGTAAGAGCATATTCAGTTAGAGAACTCCAAACTCTGCTTTTCATAAGTTAATAACTAATAACTTTAAGAGCACCAATGTCACAATACAAACATTATCAAGTTTCTCAACACTAACAACTCTGCAGGTAAGTATCTGGTATCACAGCAAAATATATGCTGTTAGGAACTCCAACCAtgttaaacatgtttaaaagTAATACATTAGCAAGTGTTTTCATTCAAGCAATTAAGTTAATTTCCCCAGAGTGATACAGTACATCTTCTTTTATGAGGCAATGCAGAAATCTGGTCACACTTCCCccaaaatacatttatttcttaCACTTCTCTTCACTTTATATactgtcatgtttttcatttacagcaTCTATAGTTATCTGAACCTGCTGTAGTGactgtgtactgtacatcaCCATGTAACAGGTGTCTGCTGAGGTATTTCCCACAAAGTGTGTCGCATATATCACAAATACTCTCCTCTCATTGGCTCTCAGCTGTGATATCATCTGGCCAGTACTCGTCCTGCATGTAGTGGTTTGAGGCGGCGAAGCTTGGCTCGTGCGGAGCGTCGTCGTCCCTCAGCTtgttctgcagctcctgctcccACTCGCCCTCCACCAGCTTGTAGAGGTCGAGGGCGGCCTGAGCGTCCTCCACCGAACAGTGACCTCTCCTCCCCGCCTGGCCGGGAAAACACGGACAGGGTCAGCGTGCTTGACAATAGACCAAATTACAATCATGCTGGCGGAAGCATAAAGGAGCTGAGTTATCAAATATTACCACAGGCAGAGCAGCACTCCAGTGTAACTGCGCTTTTTAATTAAGTTAAAAAACTCATAACATATAAATATTCTATTTCTAACAGCAATTTGACATCTGGTTATTTAACAACCAAGACAAGCACTGACATGGACATATCACAGATGAAACACTGTCAGCgctctctgctggacaaacaTCATTATGACACTTTCTAAATTAAATCagacattttattgtatttttgtagCCGACATGTGCTGCTACCAATACATCTGTGATTTGATAACATGAGTCAATTATTCTGGCCGTGTCAGTGTATCAGTtcctcacatttattttttggtaaATTCCTTAATTTCACTAAATAGTATCCTTTATGTACATAGGTGGTGTGTAAACTTGACgctttcaacaaaaacaaacaaatgtgtcgATGACTTGTCAAAAAGCTCTCTCTGGTCTGCTGAGGCTACTGTCAGTGGAGCACAATCAATCAAATATTATGTAAATTCAGATCACAAGCTCTAAAAAAGCTGTCAAGAAAATAACTCTTGGTGATAACTAAGGGTTTATTGAAACTGCTAAAGGTATCTCAAAAATGTGTATTAAGTATTTGTGAGATAATATAAATTTAACTGGACAGTTgtctacaaaaacaaacaagaaatctGAAAATGCTTCTGACACTTAGGACGTCTCACCTGGATCCTCCTGTTCAGCAGCTTACTGGCCAAGATTTTGAGGGAGGGGCAGCGTTCGCGGGGGAAACCAGCCAAGCGACTGAGTAGACGCGTCGTACTTGTGTCCCTGACCATGTGACCCGGGTGGAGCATGTCCAACGCCTCAAAGTCGTTGTAGATGGAGTGGCCGACGACCACTTTGCCCTCAAGTATACTGAGGACCTACAGGAGAGAAGCCACGCAAGCGTAGAAGAGGAGAAATATAAATGCACCTGGTATGACAGATGGTGAATGATTTGGAGAGTCAGACAAACTGAGTTCAAACTGACCTGACACTTCAAACCACTTCAACATGTTCATATATCACAAGGTCTTATGTATGGTTTAAAATCTAGAGACAGCACAGCAGGTATCTTTAAACACAGCCAGTATTTCTGAGCCCTCATTAGGAGAAGCTGATTGGTACGTTCACGTGCTGCCTGTTTAATCATCATCGCATTTCCATAAGTGTTTGGCTGCTCAAAGCTCAGCAAGATTAATATGGAGCAAAGTGAGAGCCACATAAATACATTAACATACtggtgcttttgtttttaagtgaTAAGACTTTATAGGCGATGTTTTGCAtaaacaaaaagctaaaaatgtcaCATTCCCACAGATGGATTTCAGCTCAACATACTATTCAAAGACTGACAGCAACCTGCAGCTTCGTCACTGCAAACCTACTGCAACCACTTTCTTGCTGTAAACAACGGTCACTTTAATTTGAAATCTTAGGAGCAAAGACAACAGAAGCATGCTGAACAAGCACTCTGATGCTCTTTTGTCACTTTtggacacagcagagaaaatgataaCTGTATGCTGATTTTATGTGTTCATTTTGAAGCTACACTATATGaatgaacaaacagcagtttcaCCCAGGGCTGCAAGTAACGAGTATTTTAACAGTTattaatctgttgatttttttcctcaattAATCGGTTActtgtttggtttataaaatgtcagaaagtttcccaaagcccaagatgaaatgtattattttgtcaATGACTCAAAGATTTTCAGTTAATTGCCATAAAGGAGCTAAGAAACtagaaaataattacatttaaaggctagaatcagagaattttgactCAAACCGATTAGAAAATAGTTGACActtaatttaatagttgacaactaatcgattaatcgctGGAGATCTATCTgtatatgaattattttttgaaCCAGACTGTTATTATTGTGATTACTCTATGTGTTGATATTGTGACATCTAAGTCAATAATGTAACTAACTACACCTTTGCCCAAGCTTAAATATTATGTAAATGTATAATCATTGCCTACACCGACTTATTCATTGTACACGCGAAGCAGGCCTCACCTCCTCCCTGGCTTGAGTGAAGGGTGTGGCGTTGTGCAGGTGATGACTCCGGATGCCACTCCATCGAGTCCTGTAGTCTGTGACGGGCTGACGCGGTCTGACATATTTATCATACAATACGTTGCCGTGATAGTCCAGGATGCTGCAGCGCGCCAGCTCGCTGCAGCGCCCACCGGGCCCCGTCCCCACCATCTCGCAGTCCAGCGCCACCACCGTGGTCGTGCACGAGCTGAGGCACGGCGAACTCCGACCACTGGCCGGAGGACTCGCCTCAGAGGAGAAACCACTGTCCACCTCCCAGCTGTCTCTGAGGGCTGTGACTAAACTGTGGTGGTCCGAAGCTCTGGGCTCAGACACAGAGAGTCCAGGTTTAGATATGTTAGTGCTCTTGTTTTCAGAGTTCAGAGTGCTTTGACTTTCCTGGTCTGCACTGCTCCCTTTACTTTTTTTGACCAGTATATATGCATCCAGTGGGTCGTTGTGGTTGTCtgttattttcctcttcttgctGGTTATTATCTCTCTCTGGCATTTCTTCCTAGCTCTCGCATTCTCCATGGCACAAAGCATCATGGATTTTTTGCACGAATACTGGTAGTTGCTGAGAAGACCCGCCATCCTCAACCACTGAGGCCTGCCTTGGATTCATTtctgaggaaacaaaacaacacaaagactcTCTGATTATCATTACGAAGGAAATTCAGTAGGCAATCACCATGATGAAGTCCACACATCTGCTCAAAAAAAAAGGGCAGCGTTGTCACTGGGGCTGCTGCATAACCTTGCTTCTtatctcactgtgtgtgtacatgcaatGTGACCAACAGACTAAAATGTAGACTATGTTACTAAGAGCACATTTGGGCAATTAAACAGACTGATTCTGAGATCTGATGCAACCTTTATAACTCTCTTTCACAGATTTCACAGACGTGGCAATGCAGAAATATCACCGACTTCCAAGGGCAGGTGATtgacagcaacacacaacagTCAGCCTACTCTGTCGCAACAAACTGTGATACCGCGTTGTTTGGTTGTTGAATTCAACAATCAAATAAGCTACTTCATAGTTACTTATTTAAGTTAACGATCAAAGTGTGGGAAGGGTCAGACAAACATTATTAGACGGCAAATGTTCCGTCGTGCAgaaaccaaactccattcaaaattCCGACACTTTATGCACATGAACTGCGCCTTTAACGCCTGCCTGAATTTGTACTGAATAACTTGACTCGATGGTAAATCCAGTACATGTTAGCTGTATGCATCAAGCAAATGCTCGTTCACAGCACACTTGGTTGACTGACTCGTCAGGTAGGCCGTGAAGGGTGACCGAAGTATCGCTAGAAAAAGCTTATGATTATTTACAAAGACGTGCTCGTTGAGTTGTCCACGTCGAGCACTGGCCATTAAAGCTTCAGCGTGGACACCTCTGCTGCTAACTATCGATAGCCATGGCTAACTAAACGTCAAACGAGTTTGACGTTCTGTTCTGCAACGCCAACTGACATTTAGCAGACATTAGCTAATATAGCTGTATAGAGCTATGTCAAACAAAGACACTAAACTTCATTCCTCGAAGACAACTATCACATAATATTAATGCTAAGATATTAACTAAAACTACTAATATTGAACAATTCCTACGTTACCTTCTGAAGCAGCACGTGTAGAGTCGGGACATGCCTGGGCAAAATTCCTTTGCGCtcactctgattggctcttcctcttcttcgtttatttttttgtcaggaAACATTCAGCTTCTGTATAAACGCGGTATCGCCGCCTACTGGTTGGATGTATTACTTACCAGAATAATTGTTTCACAGGTGCAACGTTTCATTGTTCAACCAATTCTGATAGTGTCATGAAAAAGTCACACATGAACGATATTTAGTGATCGAACTAAGGCCATTAAATCCCCGAGGTTCATGTAGCCAAATTCCATTCACAGAAATTCAGAAACACCTGTCACCAAAAACCCACAACTCTATAATGAAAGAAAGGCCAATTTGTGACTTACTGGATAACATACTCCAGTTTAAACTGGTTTCTATAAAAAGCCATATATTCTGCTccaaaatgtgagaaattaGCCATTTAGCAGGACATGTTGGTCCAATCAATCTGCAGTTTATTATGTTGTACAAAAAGGCCTTATTGTACTGAGTGACATGTGTAACACTGTACAAAATCAGCTGCACACCTTTCTGCAGTTTCTATGATGGGAATAACTACATTTTTCCCCCTTTGATCCCAATTTGCTTACAGAGCAACAGAACCAAATTAATATTAATCCAGTTTTCACAGCCACGTGACCCAGTTTATATGACTGAAGTACTAAATTGCTTTGtctgtgataaaaacaacagaaaaataattatcaccatttttgaataaattgaatatcttttaaGTTTTGCTTGACTTGGACTCGGGGATCTTCTGGACACTTGTTACCATTCTGACATTGACAAGCCATAATGATTAACCAATTAATTTAAATTTGCACATTAACTGATATGTGTCCTAGATGTATCTTAGTCATTAAATGCAATGACTTAATACAATATTGTGAATTACAAAGAAAAGATTACAATAATCATTAAGTTTAAACTGGCATTGATGTTCATGAATGAGATCATacagtttgctttggttttgtgggcctttttatttcacaatccttccaaatgtacaaaaacaaagacatgtaacaaaaacaaaaaaaagaaaagaaaaaggaattCACCATTACCACTTTCCCCTGTGACgacaacaaaaaccaacagaTGACTGGTGTCAAACCAAAGTGCATCAGCCTGAGGTGTGGCACAGGccagggaaaataaaaatctcaaTTTGTCAAAAGCTGTCCCCTCTTCCctaaaaatttgtttttgtttttaaacatcAGACAGGCCCTGGCCACCACCTCTCCACCTTCAACAGTTTTCCCAGAGCAGCGGAGGACCTAAAGGGGGCGCCGCATCTTTTCGACTCGGCTTCAGAGCATTCGGTAGTTCACTAAGAGAGTGGAATAAAATTTAGTTCTTTCTTTGCATGGATTTCCccaatcctcctcctcctgttgtgGGGGGGGGTGTTGAGTTCCTGCTTGGGGCTTTTATAGCTCTATCTTGTCATCgtcatccttcttcttcttcttcttcttcttggacTCCTCCTGCATCACCAAGGGGTTGGTGGCCTCTCTCTTCAGGTAAGAGATGAAGTCGCTCACCTCGCGACCTCCCTGAGAAATGAGCGGTGAGACGGGACAATTAGCAGGGCGGATACAAACATGACTGTACCGTGTATTAACGGCCGCTCAAGCAGACGCTCACCTCGTATTTCTTTGGGTTCATCTTCCGTCCAGCCGGGGCAAAGTACAGTGTGGGGAAACTGGAAAAGGAAAGGTCGAGGAGAGtgatcagtttatttttttcttaagatTTCTCAGCAATTACTGGGACATATCTCGTTTTTGTATCTCTGTCAGGTGACGTATTAAAGTATCtacagagtccaccatgtttccaTGGTAGTccagaacagacaaatcaaacactttagattgtgccttttttctgcatttttagcCACCACCGCCGGGGAGGGGTGAGGCAAGGGTTGTTcagttggctgcaatctgcaacctcaccactagatgccactaaatcctccacactggaccctTATGGGAAGCCTGAATGTTAGATCGAGGCAACCAATGACTCACCCGCTGACTTCATATGGAGATGGCACATCGTTGGCTGTGGCATCCATCTTGGCAATGACAACGTTGGGATCGTCAGCGAGCTgcaagagcagaggagaggagagaaaccgTTGACTGTTTGCAAGCTAGTTCACAAAATCAACCTCTAGACAGTCTGTAGGTTTTGTCTGGTCCTTCTTTCTGGTTGGACCAATGcaagacagacaacaacaaatacaaccTCTGACTTAACACTAATAAAACTGTACTAGCACAATGTGGTTTCTATTGACTGTAAAACAactgctaattttttttttttacacacagaagTACAGAACTGAaatcaaagacagacagcacCAGATTCCCTCTGTCAagttttttgttgatgtttgatctgGTTTCTTCTAATATCTTTATGCAAATGTTGAAGCAAACACTTCACTTCAAGCCATTCTTTGGATAAGGTTATTAAAACACTTTAACTTAGATGATTATCTTAATCTGGTAAATACTGCAACAGtattagataagataagaaagaaCTTTATGTATCCAGTTAGAAGCCTGTTCCCTCACCTTCTCTCCCAGCTCATTGAATTTGGGCTCCAGGTTCTTGCAGTGTCCACACCATGGAGCGTAGAACTCGATCAGAACGTCTTTGCTGTTGTCGTTGACGATGGAGTCGAAGTTCTCGGCCACCACAACCTGAATGCAAATGAGAGATGTCACAAGTTTACTCCTTGTGGGCTTTTAACAAGCACAGCATGTGATCCTGGACAATAATCAGCTGTATAAAAATGTGAagcattattactattaaatgctttatgtatatataatagTCACTAAGCCAACCAGTTACTACGCGTATACACTGCATTCAACTTTTCACAACTCATTTACTATCTTAAAACCGCAGTACAAAACCTGTATTATTAAAACACACCATAACTGTTTGGATTAAGGCTTCATTGTCTGTGATTACTTGTTTAGTTTTAATAGTACGAGTTTTTGTTTGAGTAGATTTTCAAAGCATTTGAAGTTATACCAAGctttagttttattttgcttttccttACAACTATTAACCTTCATCAGGTTTTACACAGCAGGAGTGTAAATATTACACATGAAGTAGGAAAATGTGGAagcaacatgcaaaaacactttccaGGAAAACCAAGACGTCACACTGAGAATAAattaacacaaaatacagaGCACACGTTAAGTAGAAATGGAGAAACTTTCTGGAGGATTCATCTCACCTTCACAGGTCCGTCGTTGGTCTCTGGGATGGGCTCTGATTTGAGGTAGCGCTTCAGCTTGCCGTCAAAGTAGTCCTGCAGGAAACGCTGCAGAGCTTTTCCGTCACGACTGttagaacaaaaacagaagttcTTCAAGCAACCAGTATAGAAACACAGACGCAGAACCAATATATTGAAGTTTTCAGTAGGAATGGAAGCCTCAGCACTGTGGAAATGAGCCAATATCTGCTGACCTCACATTGCTAACTCAACCTGCTACTCTGCAGCCTTAACACTGACCAGCTACAGCAGCCTCAAATGAttaaaactcaaactcaaaattCAGAATGGGTTTAAAAATACAGCCACAGCTATGTGAAGACATGCGTGCCAGAAAGAACTGTGCGTGCAGTTTTCATGGGCTCTGTTGACTTTGGCctgacatctttttttatttattgttttctaaTGGCAGTAGCTTGATGAGCAGGAAGAGCTAAATGTAGGAGTTTACTTCAAAAAGTACTTTATTTACCACTTTTATATACGATATAGCAATAATGCTGCTGATATGAACCTCAAAAAGACTGGCTGGCAtgtgatgtgcattgttttAGGAAATACAGTCTCTAGAAGTGTATGATTCAACTTTTTCCCATCGTCTAGtgttaaaaaaagcaaagcaataaATTGTGATATCCCATCGCAAAACATATTGAATCAACACCCAAGTATCCTGAAAGTATCTAATCAGGAGATAAGCATATCATCCCAGCCCTACTTTTAAAGTCAACTAGCTATCCAAGCAAAGGGTGTGTGCATAATTAAAGACCCATGATATATATACACCATGTGCGGAACATTTTGATGTTAGAAATGCACTTGCAGCAACAAAGATGAACATGTGACTTACGAGAACTCCTCGGCCATGGCGTATTTGTCTCCCTTGGCGGTGCGGATGGTCACCAGAGGCAGTTCTCCTGAGCTGCCATCCAGGCCGAACTCAGACACCTCTTGGCTGAACGTGTTCTTGCTGGCCACGGCAAAGTTCAGCTTCTTGCCCTGATCCAGGAACTCCTTGGCCACCTTCATCACcctgtaaaatgtttgtttggtcaGTTTTTAAAGCCAtgcttttgaaaatgaagaTGTAAGTAGCATCTCATGAGGGGAAAGTGAACAGAGAAGCAAGCTTTCATTTCAATATTGGTTCTTAGAGTGTAGTCAACTGCCACAGAGGAAATGCATAGCTTGTTCTTgtgattttttgtttctttaaaaaaataaattaaaaaaacaacacacaagaaGACTAATATTTAAGTTCAAACTAAGAGACTCAACAGCCCTGTGTGGTgctgaggttaaaaaaaaacaaacaaaaaaacctgtgGAGAGCTGACAGACACCAACCTGTTCCTCCAGTAGTTGGAACCTTTGGGGTTCTTGTCATAATCAACATCATAATAGGCCACCAGCAGGTCTTTCCCCCTCAGCTGGTCTTTGTTGTCGTCCGTCATGTGGGGACAGATTCCAAAGCTGCGTTGATGAGAAAACACATGTGTCACATATGTATGAGACATACTGGTGTTCAATGTTTTGCAGTTTGACTTTACACAAGAGGTGAGGCTGGactacagtttaaaaaaaaaaaacaaaaaaaaaaaaattggggtATTTTGAGAcgtgtggacaaaaaaaaaaaagtgtggacaaaaaaaaaaaaaaaacgactgtGTGTGAACACTGTTAAACCACAGATGAGATACGTGTACAAATATtgtatcttttttgttttagttaaaCATGTTTGATATAAAAGTAAAACCACCTATCGCATATACTGGgcaaaatacacagaaaacactgcaacGTGAATTCACTTTTACAActcctaaaaaaaaatattagaatGCAATGATATGGAAACACTTTATCACTGCATCTCTTTTTTAGCACGGTCTAATGGGGCCCCTaagaacaacatgaaaacaaaaatgggagaaaaaaaatattacacaGGAAATAGTGTGCTAGTGGTTTCACACTTATAAAGTCCAGGctaaatgtgcatgtgtatttaaaAATCACTGGTGAATAATAACTAAGAAAAACCTATTGAATAGTCTGGCCACATCAACTGACCAAACATGACTAGGAAAGGTTAACAGGCGTCCTAGT of Chelmon rostratus isolate fCheRos1 chromosome 6, fCheRos1.pri, whole genome shotgun sequence contains these proteins:
- the isg20 gene encoding apoptosis-enhancing nuclease, giving the protein MAGLLSNYQYSCKKSMMLCAMENARARKKCQREIITSKKRKITDNHNDPLDAYILVKKSKGSSADQESQSTLNSENKSTNISKPGLSVSEPRASDHHSLVTALRDSWEVDSGFSSEASPPASGRSSPCLSSCTTTVVALDCEMVGTGPGGRCSELARCSILDYHGNVLYDKYVRPRQPVTDYRTRWSGIRSHHLHNATPFTQAREEVLSILEGKVVVGHSIYNDFEALDMLHPGHMVRDTSTTRLLSRLAGFPRERCPSLKILASKLLNRRIQAGRRGHCSVEDAQAALDLYKLVEGEWEQELQNKLRDDDAPHEPSFAASNHYMQDEYWPDDITAESQ
- the pdia3 gene encoding protein disulfide-isomerase A3; the encoded protein is MLRLIFLAALAGFTRASDVLEYTDDDFESKIGDHGLALVEFFAPWCGHCKRLAPEYEAAATRLKGTVPLVKVDCTSNSNTCSKYGVSGYPTLKIFRDGEESGPYDGPRTADGIVSFLKKQAGPASVELKADADLQKFISDQDASVVGFFADDKSTAQAEFLKAASALRDNYRFAHTNSEALLQSHGVDGEGVILFRPPRLSNKFEDSSVKFSEEKFTSNKIKRFIQDNIFGICPHMTDDNKDQLRGKDLLVAYYDVDYDKNPKGSNYWRNRVMKVAKEFLDQGKKLNFAVASKNTFSQEVSEFGLDGSSGELPLVTIRTAKGDKYAMAEEFSRDGKALQRFLQDYFDGKLKRYLKSEPIPETNDGPVKVVVAENFDSIVNDNSKDVLIEFYAPWCGHCKNLEPKFNELGEKLADDPNVVIAKMDATANDVPSPYEVSGFPTLYFAPAGRKMNPKKYEGGREVSDFISYLKREATNPLVMQEESKKKKKKKKDDDDKIEL